The Brienomyrus brachyistius isolate T26 chromosome 9, BBRACH_0.4, whole genome shotgun sequence genome contains the following window.
GATGATCGTGGAAAAACTAAGTGTGAGCCTTTGGAAACAAACTTTGAGCTAATGGTGAAAACCGATGAAGATAAAACAGTAATTGAGAAAATGAAGGAAAGTGTTACAGTTGAGAAAATATCATCTAAACCACTTGACGAGTTTGCTAATATGAATCACCCTGAATTTCATGCAGCAACTGATTCAATAACACAAACTCGGTTTGTGACTGAAGAACCTAAAACCGATGGGGAAATATTAGCTGTGGTTCAATCAGATGCAAGGACCAATATAAATGCTCAACAAGAAACAGATTCTGGAAACATACTGCATGAAAAACAAGATAATTTCAACATCCATAAAATGTTTACCAAGAATCAAGTGTCAATTGAAATTGACAAAGGAAATCAGATACAAGTCAGCTGTTCAGGAAATGATGTAGGAAAATCATTGGAAGTCATGACCCCAGAATCATACAAAAAAACAATGGACAAACTGACAGCTGAAATTACCCAAGGCAAAACCTCTTTAGACTCACACAGTGAAACTGAGGCAATTGATATTATGGATTCAAAGACAGTGCAGTGTGAAGAAATAGGGGCATCTGAGGTAACCATACCTgagcctggagaaatatctgaGAACACCAGGAAAGAAGATGAGCAGATACCAATTCATGCAAtagaacagagagaaggaggtgcCCTGACCTTGACATCCATAAAAACATTTAAGGGTAATGACTCGGATATTCTTCATTTAGTGTCTACAGAGTCTACCATCCAAATTCCTTTTGACTCAAAATCTCTGGAAACTGTTAATGAGAAGAACACTTCACATGAACATATTTTGTCTAATCTTTCTGATGAGAAAGCAGCAAGAAAAGATTTATCCTCTCATACCTTATTTTCAAATTTGTTCCAAAATCAAAACACTGCAGAAGAAAATTTAAATCAACTTAAACAGAGTGATCAATATCTTGATGAAGATAAAAGAAGCACAACCATCCCTGAAGATAATGTTGCAGAAAAAATATTGGAGGAAGCGTCTCCAACTTCTAATCCTACAAAACCCCGTGGACCAGGACGTCCACCCAAGTATCAGGGAAGGAAACCTATAGAATGCCATTATTGTGGACGGTCATTTCATTATATCTCGTCTTACATTATCCATCGTCGTATCCATACAGGTGAGAGGCCATATAACTGCCAGGAGTGTGGAAAGACATTTGCTCAGCGTTCTAACCTGAATACTCATAgaaagatacataacatgtcaGAATCTTTGCAGTGTCCATATTGTGACAGCAGGTTTACTGATAGGGATAAACTCCTTGAGCATTGCAAGACACACACAAAGGGCTCAGACAAAGCTGATTTTATTGAGAAATTGGGACAAGAAGGCATATGTATTGAAACACAGCATAAAAGCAATTCTGCAAGCTCTACCATAACTCTGAAGGATGCAAAACCCCATGTATGTGAATTTTGTGGCAAAAGATTTTGCTTTATTTCAATGCTGAAGATCCACTTGCGTGTTCATAGCAGAGAAAAACCATACACTTGCAAAGTTTGCGGCAAGGCCTTCAGCCAGGCTTATAGCTTGTATGCGCATGAGAAAATACATTGGTCAGTTAAGCCATATGTTTGTACTATGTGTGGAAAGGGATTTACACAGCTTGGAACACTGAAAACCCACCTTTGCCAACACAAAAGAGAAAACCATGTGAAGAAGGTAAAGACCCCAATAACTTTCCAGTGCCATATTTGTGAGAAAAGATTTGGTCTCCGGCATCAGTACAACCTTCACATGCGTACACATACTGATGTTCAGTCTTGTACCTGTCTTGTGTGTGGCCAGAAAGTCTCTGACCTCAATGTTCATCGCCAGTCTTGCATCAAATTAGGTGGAGAGCACGCATTAGCAGAGGATGGAGGAACTATTTCACCAGTTTGCCAAGTTTCAGAAAAATCTCAATATCGGTATAGTCAACATTTTCAATCCCAGCCCCTACAGCATTCAGAGGTCAAAAACAACCAGTATCATCAGCCACAACCCCTTCAACCACAGTATGAAGACTACCAGAAAACTCGGGCTGACATATCTTACCCTCAAGTACAAAACTATAAACCGTTCCATATGAAAAAGGGGAGCCATTCTTCACAAACTTACCCCATAGTTATAGATTCATCCACACGACAGACTGAAATTTCTAACTTGGAATACCTTCAACAGTACTCTCTTTCAAGGTACTGTTGCTTTCAGTTGCAACATTGCGATCATAAAACTAATCCCAGGAAATATTTATGCCCACGCTGTGGCAGACTCTTTAGACATTTGGGGCGACTTCGAGCTCACATGCTAACCCATATTCGGGGACAGACCTACACATGTGGACACTGTGGCAGAGTTTTGGAAAACTGGAACAAATTCTGGTTGCATCAGCGAGTTCATAGACAACAGCAAGGACGTTTCTTTTGCTCCACGTGTGGTCAGGGTTTTCGCTTCACTGGATTGTATAAGCAGCATTTGGAGGAACATACAAAGCAACAAGCAATTGGATGTCCTCTCAGTCCTTATACAATTTCCCATGAAGAAAGTTTAAAAACCCACCAGCGAGAGTGGCACAATTCTTATAAACCATGTAGATGTAGTATTTGTGGAAAAGGTTTCCTCCATCAGAGAAACTTAGAAAGACACCTTTTAATTAAACACAGCACTCGCTCATGTTCCTGTTCTCTTTGCAGTATCTCCTTTTCTTACCCCAATGAGCTACAGATACACCTAAAGACTCATGCAACCCCAAATAACCATGTTCCTGCAGTTTCATCACAATCTATCTTGCTGCCCTACAGATGCGCAGAATGCAAAACAAGCTTCAGAACCCTAAACTTGCTATTTTCCCATCAGCTGTGTCACTCCTCGTCTAGCAAAACGAAGGCATGGCACACTGGAAAAATTGTTGGCCAACAACACCAAAAGCAGCTAAGTTATAGATGTAAACATACAATGGCACCTTTTGTTCGTCCTGAAATTTCGTCTTTGAGCTCCCTTCATACCAGGAGACGAAACTTCTATTCCTGCAAAGATAGAATTTCAGTCCCAATCACTAATCACATTTCCAGTACAATTTGCCAACAAGACAGTTCTAACGTCAGTCACTCCATTCCACCTGTACATCTCCTTTCTCAAGAAGGAGGCAGTAAGATAGGCAACCCTTCCAATATTCAACCCTTGGTTGATGACACATGTCTAACTCAGACTGTGCCGGCTTCCATAGTTgtgccattttctgaaactcaaACTGAGCACTTCAATTTTCATACCCAAACTAGTACATCCATCCCACCATCTACTCTTCAACAAatatcacaggcccagagggaTTCCCAGAAAAAGCAAATTCCTTATGCCCCAAAACCCCTTCATACTTATGAGATGTCCACCAGAATTATCCGTAGAGTCTTGTCATCATCTTTTGATGAGAATGAAGAGGATGATGAAGATAGTTTTGACTGTGCAGAATGTGGGGCGCAGTTTGGTGATGTTCCAGGATTATACGAACATTACTTACAGCATGCCAGAGGAGAGGTGTAAGGAACCAAATTGTTTGAAGAAAAATGTTTAACAGAGGCCATTATATTTAACTTTTGCTTAttttgataatttttttttctctgtccaTAGAgttctataaatatttatgttcTTGGTACTTGTAAATATTCAGTTTATTCTAATGAGGGTGGAAGATTACAGGTATACCTCAATGAGTGTGAGGAAAGATTGGTCTTAAAAATATAATTGCTAATGACAGGGCTGAACAGCTGGTTTTGATGGTTGCTCAAATCCCAAAATATTGCAAGTAaacatagtctgtaatattgtaATATTCTGGTCAGATTTAGTTTCTTGCCTTTGAACACTATTATTTATAAAATGTTTCCCCATTGTTTTGAATGAGAACCTAATGTTAAATGGTTTGGATACATTTTCACATGTTATCGCACTATTTTCTTAATGTAATGTTAATTTGTGGATTATGGACACTAAAAATTTCCAAGCTGTTACATACTTGGAAGGCATTACTACGAGTTTTGCCCTGAAAATGGGAAACATGATTTTGCatttattaaaattgtttaaaCTGTGAAGTTAGTGTGAATTTCAGTAGTgcactgtacaaattgcattcATTGTGTTACAGTTTTTTCACTTTTGAAATGTGAACTAAAAATATGTATTGATTTCCTGTTATTGagatttaaaagaaaacaaaaaaaatcattgtaatataattgtaaatattctgtttttgtttcacAGTTAGCTTCCTAAAAAAAACAACCAACACTCTCTTGTAACTggcattaaaatataaaatgtttgtttttccccTGAATTCAGTTGCAGAttttacttttaaatttgcTTTGAAAAAACAGAACCAAATTAACCAAAttaatttcttttgtttgatcttttttgtgttatttttaagtgTGTTGCATAGCAGAGATTAATGCAATAGAGGTTAAAAGGTTTctacaaaatattaaaaaaggttatttttttgtaattccttGTAAATGTCATGTTCAAACAAATCAATAAAGATAAACTTTTATATTGTGATTCCTGTGATTAATTTACTTTTGATGTTTTAACTCATTTTAGAATAGGAAGATTTATTAAATATGCACGAGTCTAGTTTTTTGGTAATAATTTTAGCAGACacatttgtccaaagcaacatggAGATTAGAGAAATGGCTCAGCCAGTGTCCCTGGTGCACCTGGCTTTAAGGGCGTTACTTAAGGGTCCAATTCTGCTATCATTACCCTGCTggcaatgggatttgaacccatgactttCTGTCCCACTCCAGTCTAAAGTGCAATAAAATTTTAGGCCTATGTATCTGAAGTTAAATGTCCTATCAAAATCACCAATTGTCATCTTCCCCATTTGGTGACATAGAGCTTCAATAGCTAGCCCCATGGCCTCACTCCTCTAATTTTTTGGGTTTGATTCTTTCCTCTCTATTCTATAAAGGTTTTCAAGTTTTCTCCTGTAGTCTAAAAACCAGAGGTTAGGTGAACTGATATTTTATAAACTGCCCTTagtccagtggttctcaaacttggtcctccggacccactgccctgcttgttttccagctatccctgccctacacactgatgattgactgaacacaccttaTCCAggcaatcagaagctgaaagacagctggaacttgtgtgtggggcagggatagctggaaaacaagcagggcagtgggtcccgaggactgagtttgagaaccactgccttaGTCTATGATCTTGCATGTTTCCTGTGCCGGACTCGTGTCTCCTGCCATCTGCTCTCTTGTTTCTGGAATGGGTAGGTaatcatggatggatggataatgagaAGAAGGAAAAAGCCTTTAAGTAAGGCTCTGCATGTTGAGATATatagacaatttccctacggggacaataaaagtatcgattattattattatatccaggcggaaactcaaacccgggtcacagaggtgtgaggcaacagtgctaaccactgcaccaccatgccacccatatatatatatatatatatatatgtatatatatacatgaccctggttcgagtttccgcctgggacacatgtgtgtggagtttgcatgttctccccatgtcgtcgctgGGTTTCCTCggggtactccgatttccctccacagtcaaaaaacatgctgaggctaattggagttgctaaattgcccataggtgtgcatgtgtgagtgaatggcgtgtgagtgtgccctgcga
Protein-coding sequences here:
- the si:dkeyp-84f3.9 gene encoding uncharacterized protein si:dkeyp-84f3.9; the encoded protein is MLEEEEDFNLSSSEMGQKTIDEGDRTGKEFEEQTTDALTSASMTAAADSSDGHPNTDQQSPKHRRGRPKKNHDIKNQPFMRGEFSIVNVSLTNSPQRQHTDSERTLANKSSSEQPLKGTADQDQKHRNTFSSSFTSANEQPVTSQSREIAVIIQNNCSPVSDMIHHVPVSDTERQYELSLEEQMNNDGHSEGEEQGTAQSLSSMTDLTCKEMVKCKNSPALYHYTVAFNKSSTTLDKGDKKDKQDTQIAELTQLGNSVCVFSTDAKSTELTDQEELKLDTLQEVPNVENTGGCSLPDELKCLDPNFTIQKSAYEKTFQPVEEVVKEQMNRGMSPESEVKHRRKVGRPPKRKRIVKTQVLKKVNQPLHLDSVQCFHGNSDIETFDKSKMNVKPLEIIEKEAALKPKPTGLSNFDACQIQTYKTSVKNEDSQQIISMNIKPQRKVGRPRKKCITGVVEHNGCNALVKESINFSPQTLLGRNILGKVGICSEEQNKSNKEQQTRKPPLEVSSQEPSVRRVSEKNAVHKEKINALMTNPNEIQEVIGKEKKASTEGLQGLKDTDELNPNGPLFQKPTQCSHQKNTLTEMKKGKKVVQECLPSPQNVFEPQTQSASEQGTKIVHVDKSKQFSDQGRQSKDMKIQDLTDNLEIPQQCLMLSQSTDLIQETRGNIKEGVKKVNTACEELGKAGKILTGFKASSEAVKFKRKIGRPLKKKTLIKMARQLVMAQEGRVNKINLIGHPDTPNSSQNITLHHSKKNKGKKEKKKASWLTSLPETHLRRYTRACKVVTDYTIEKHESHLGHRTNKPILTPDPLLFPGRTTKPSNLRKIVTPETKTEQLAERKFLGRKRKHPKIDIKIEETYHPGLSDFSLENPVALQQSLSKTIVSNSVLSTGKNALNIWNKQRKARKIKPVMVQMENVLPHSTDSYGNMNRCLSVPENILTPEHEPKCIPCSPNVTSDMIERTHNTVNMKGQGETEMSQTSHFSVNSMPELQVDTSNKYLLSSQDAAKTVNVSPVKVPRKRGRPRKNLIILDQESEKEVKTQTDTNSSVADRSPSLSKVSCSKSPEMGVSYLDLSTKLSPKKPHKVDRRRKRFRNQKALPGLESTLDKLFETVTQTTDTEIEGVPQKHSKGLNVESVLQNARETKTWQLCQVDTNLVSMVQQHIKFNSAHEFRKQRRKGVGSRKRRKRKRSWWDDRGKTKCEPLETNFELMVKTDEDKTVIEKMKESVTVEKISSKPLDEFANMNHPEFHAATDSITQTRFVTEEPKTDGEILAVVQSDARTNINAQQETDSGNILHEKQDNFNIHKMFTKNQVSIEIDKGNQIQVSCSGNDVGKSLEVMTPESYKKTMDKLTAEITQGKTSLDSHSETEAIDIMDSKTVQCEEIGASEVTIPEPGEISENTRKEDEQIPIHAIEQREGGALTLTSIKTFKGNDSDILHLVSTESTIQIPFDSKSLETVNEKNTSHEHILSNLSDEKAARKDLSSHTLFSNLFQNQNTAEENLNQLKQSDQYLDEDKRSTTIPEDNVAEKILEEASPTSNPTKPRGPGRPPKYQGRKPIECHYCGRSFHYISSYIIHRRIHTGERPYNCQECGKTFAQRSNLNTHRKIHNMSESLQCPYCDSRFTDRDKLLEHCKTHTKGSDKADFIEKLGQEGICIETQHKSNSASSTITLKDAKPHVCEFCGKRFCFISMLKIHLRVHSREKPYTCKVCGKAFSQAYSLYAHEKIHWSVKPYVCTMCGKGFTQLGTLKTHLCQHKRENHVKKVKTPITFQCHICEKRFGLRHQYNLHMRTHTDVQSCTCLVCGQKVSDLNVHRQSCIKLGGEHALAEDGGTISPVCQVSEKSQYRYSQHFQSQPLQHSEVKNNQYHQPQPLQPQYEDYQKTRADISYPQVQNYKPFHMKKGSHSSQTYPIVIDSSTRQTEISNLEYLQQYSLSRYCCFQLQHCDHKTNPRKYLCPRCGRLFRHLGRLRAHMLTHIRGQTYTCGHCGRVLENWNKFWLHQRVHRQQQGRFFCSTCGQGFRFTGLYKQHLEEHTKQQAIGCPLSPYTISHEESLKTHQREWHNSYKPCRCSICGKGFLHQRNLERHLLIKHSTRSCSCSLCSISFSYPNELQIHLKTHATPNNHVPAVSSQSILLPYRCAECKTSFRTLNLLFSHQLCHSSSSKTKAWHTGKIVGQQHQKQLSYRCKHTMAPFVRPEISSLSSLHTRRRNFYSCKDRISVPITNHISSTICQQDSSNVSHSIPPVHLLSQEGGSKIGNPSNIQPLVDDTCLTQTVPASIVVPFSETQTEHFNFHTQTSTSIPPSTLQQISQAQRDSQKKQIPYAPKPLHTYEMSTRIIRRVLSSSFDENEEDDEDSFDCAECGAQFGDVPGLYEHYLQHARGEV